The bacterium genome window below encodes:
- a CDS encoding endonuclease/exonuclease/phosphatase family protein yields MRLVPILAAAGMAIFVSVPAWPKAIEAVPDGIFDEWDGAKLAKNDPSGDGAASGLDLGRLWVGDDGEALYLRLEVGRETILQNPPSGDIGNDLRLYLDLDRKKSTGFPVENLGADLEIRFGLRSVLRYDGAGNQESVAPGTGVVMGLPTHSSDEFEIRVELPESLRPGSARAPKAKRKRIKLVLRDVAGGDRLPNGGAVKYKLVKNAVAPPEAIDFGRAPASGVVRILSMNVEASTPAIRPDVYRRLLEAVQPDIVAFQELTTWNAEQARDFVESVLSPEGDIAWHARQQFDCVTVSKFPILNWAPIDDNLLTHIDLPQERDLVLFNMHPPCCDNEDGRDAEFDNLAAAWRDLLQGSFSFAIGDGDAAVFAGDYNLVGFRRQLESIRDGVFVGSSKGADFAPGRGEGSLLDPPLRHTHRRMAYTWRQAGSSFAPGRLDLVIFTGDALTLEKGFVVDTGSMPSKARKKLGLNRRDSELASDHLGLVTDFSVRDMD; encoded by the coding sequence ATGAGGCTAGTCCCTATCCTGGCCGCCGCCGGAATGGCGATCTTCGTGAGCGTCCCGGCCTGGCCCAAGGCCATCGAGGCGGTCCCTGACGGCATCTTCGACGAATGGGACGGCGCCAAGCTCGCCAAGAACGATCCATCGGGAGATGGCGCGGCCAGCGGGCTGGACCTCGGCCGGCTCTGGGTCGGCGATGACGGCGAAGCGCTTTACCTCAGGCTCGAGGTCGGTCGCGAGACCATTCTCCAGAACCCGCCCTCGGGCGACATCGGCAACGATCTGCGCCTCTATCTCGATCTCGACCGGAAGAAGTCGACCGGGTTTCCTGTCGAAAACCTGGGGGCCGACCTCGAGATCCGCTTCGGGCTTCGCTCGGTGCTTCGCTACGACGGAGCCGGGAATCAGGAGAGCGTGGCACCCGGGACCGGTGTCGTGATGGGTCTTCCCACCCATTCCTCGGACGAGTTCGAGATCCGCGTCGAGCTGCCCGAGAGTCTCAGGCCCGGAAGCGCGCGCGCACCCAAGGCGAAGCGCAAGCGAATCAAACTGGTCTTGCGCGACGTCGCGGGAGGCGACCGGTTGCCCAATGGGGGCGCAGTCAAATACAAACTCGTCAAGAACGCGGTGGCGCCTCCCGAGGCGATCGATTTCGGGCGGGCTCCGGCAAGTGGAGTCGTCCGGATCCTGAGCATGAACGTCGAGGCATCGACGCCGGCCATCAGGCCGGACGTCTACCGCCGGCTGCTCGAAGCGGTCCAACCGGACATCGTGGCCTTTCAAGAGTTGACTACCTGGAACGCCGAACAGGCTCGCGACTTCGTCGAAAGCGTGCTCTCCCCCGAGGGTGATATCGCTTGGCATGCCCGACAGCAGTTCGACTGCGTCACCGTGAGCAAATTCCCGATCCTGAATTGGGCACCGATCGACGACAACCTGTTGACTCACATCGACCTGCCCCAAGAAAGAGACCTTGTGCTCTTCAACATGCATCCGCCCTGCTGCGATAACGAGGACGGTCGGGACGCGGAGTTCGACAACCTCGCGGCGGCCTGGCGCGACCTCCTGCAGGGTAGTTTCTCGTTCGCCATCGGTGACGGGGACGCGGCCGTTTTCGCCGGTGATTACAACCTGGTCGGCTTTCGCCGTCAGCTCGAGAGCATCCGCGATGGGGTCTTCGTCGGTTCCTCCAAGGGTGCCGACTTCGCGCCCGGCCGCGGCGAGGGGTCGCTCCTCGACCCGCCGCTTCGCCACACCCACCGACGCATGGCCTATACCTGGAGACAAGCCGGTTCGAGCTTCGCGCCCGGGCGCCTCGATCTCGTTATCTTCACCGGCGACGCCCTGACGCTGGAGAAGGGGTTCGTCGTGGACACCGGCTCGATGCCGAGCAAGGCGCGCAAGAAGCTCGGCCTCAACCGCCGGGATTCGGAACTGGCTTCCGACCACCTCGGCCTGGTGACCGACTTTTCGGTCCGCGATATGGACTGA
- a CDS encoding carbon monoxide dehydrogenase subunit G — MKIQGEYSFQVPREKVWEAVLDPKVLSSSLPGFQRLDTIGENEYEGALEIKVGPVQGDFQGTLKLSDLQRPSSYRFSLNGMGAAGFVDGDGLLVLEESGGGTKLHYDLDARVGGRIAGVGQRLLHSSAKVMARQTLEGIERQFPQPAQVKVVTKQDAASAAPEEPTAGETTGSAPAREAAPAAPAPPSQAKFAYTFAKGLMGELIPPSARPWAISIAVVAYTIVVILLTRACSG; from the coding sequence GTGAAGATCCAAGGCGAGTACTCATTTCAGGTGCCGCGAGAGAAGGTCTGGGAGGCCGTTCTCGATCCCAAGGTACTCTCGTCCAGCCTGCCCGGGTTTCAGAGACTCGACACCATCGGTGAGAACGAGTACGAAGGGGCTCTCGAGATCAAGGTCGGACCGGTACAGGGCGACTTTCAAGGGACCTTGAAGCTCAGCGATCTCCAGCGCCCATCCAGCTACCGCTTCAGCCTCAACGGCATGGGGGCCGCCGGCTTCGTCGACGGCGACGGTCTCCTGGTGCTCGAAGAATCCGGCGGCGGCACAAAGCTCCACTACGATCTGGACGCCAGGGTCGGGGGCCGGATCGCGGGAGTCGGCCAGCGTCTCCTCCACAGCTCGGCGAAGGTCATGGCGCGCCAGACCTTGGAAGGCATCGAGCGCCAGTTCCCGCAGCCGGCACAGGTCAAAGTCGTGACCAAACAGGACGCCGCTTCGGCGGCGCCCGAGGAACCGACTGCTGGAGAGACGACCGGTTCCGCGCCGGCCCGGGAGGCCGCCCCGGCCGCACCCGCGCCCCCGAGCCAGGCCAAGTTCGCCTATACCTTCGCCAAGGGGCTCATGGGCGAGCTGATTCCGCCGTCCGCACGACCCTGGGCCATCAGTATCGCGGTGGTCGCTTATACAATCGTCGTCATTCTGCTCACACGAGCTTGCAGCGGTTAG
- a CDS encoding (2Fe-2S)-binding protein: protein MGVNISVEINGTLYERQVDARTLLVHFLREELSLTGTNVGCETSLCGACTVHMDGLAVKSCTQLAVQADGAKITTIEGLAENGNLHPMQQAFWDEHGLQCGYCTPGMIMAATKLVENNPQASERDIREGLKGNLCRCTGYQNIVKAVAAAAKAGGAS from the coding sequence ATGGGGGTCAACATCTCGGTTGAGATCAACGGCACGCTTTACGAAAGACAAGTCGACGCTCGCACTCTGTTGGTGCATTTCCTGCGCGAGGAGCTGAGCCTTACCGGTACCAATGTCGGCTGTGAGACCAGCCTGTGCGGCGCCTGCACGGTCCACATGGACGGGCTGGCGGTCAAATCCTGTACGCAGCTGGCGGTTCAGGCAGACGGCGCCAAGATCACGACCATCGAGGGACTGGCCGAGAACGGCAACCTCCACCCAATGCAACAGGCATTCTGGGACGAGCACGGCCTGCAGTGCGGCTACTGCACGCCGGGGATGATCATGGCCGCAACCAAACTGGTCGAAAACAACCCGCAAGCGAGCGAGCGCGATATCCGCGAGGGTCTCAAGGGCAACCTGTGCCGCTGTACGGGATATCAGAACATCGTCAAGGCGGTGGCTGCCGCGGCCAAGGCCGGGGGCGCATCATGA
- a CDS encoding molybdopterin-dependent oxidoreductase, whose product MSVLGTSIKRREDPALITGKGKYTDDFSIPGTLHAVIVRSPFGHARVNRTDTSAAAQAVGVVAIYTAAELEASGTPGVIPTAWLLPDLKTPVHTLFATDRVRYVGHPVAVVVAESAPAGHDAAGLIEVDYEPLPAVVDPKAAAADGAPLLYDEAPSNVAFDWEVGDKEATDAAFAAAATTATVTLRNNRTLPHAIEPRAALAQWDAENGKLTLTMTSQNPHVHRLLMTIASLGLPEHKIRVIAPEVGGGFGSKIHHYADEAITAWCAMQTGRPVKWTATRSETNMTDAHGRDHWSTAGIAIDSDGKIVGLRIDTHAAMGAYLSTFAPAVPTYLYGTLFSGQYDIPAIHVHVLGTFTNTAPVDAVRGAGRPEATYAVERLMDAGAAAVGLDPAEFRRRNFIQPDAFPYQTQVALAYDSGDYPQALEKALEAAGYDDLRAEQAKRLDDQSGKAKILGVGLSSYIEACGIAPSAVVGSLGAQAGLWESAKVRVHPSGSVTVYTGSCAHGQGHATTFSQIVADRLGIDVDQIDVIHGDTEEVQFGMGTYGSRSAAVGGSAIVKSLDKVIAKGKRIAAHLLEASPDDIEFEGGEFKVKGSPGHSKAWGDVVLNAYLAHNLPEDIEPGLEETSFYDPANFTYPFGTHIAVVEIDRETGEIDLLRYIGVDDCGNQINPMIVEGQVHGGIAHGLGQALWEEAAYDESGQLVSGTLLDYALPRAHHLVPYELDYTVTPCPHNPLGVKGIGEAGAIAAPAAVANAVGDALRSVGAAPIDMPFTPEKIWRTLQGGGA is encoded by the coding sequence ATGAGCGTGCTCGGAACCTCGATCAAGCGACGCGAGGATCCCGCCCTGATCACCGGCAAGGGCAAGTACACCGACGACTTCTCGATACCGGGAACGCTCCATGCCGTGATCGTGCGCAGCCCCTTCGGCCACGCCAGAGTCAATCGGACCGATACCTCGGCTGCTGCGCAAGCAGTGGGCGTTGTGGCAATCTACACCGCCGCGGAACTCGAGGCCAGCGGCACGCCGGGAGTCATACCGACCGCCTGGCTGCTCCCCGATCTCAAGACCCCGGTCCACACGCTGTTTGCCACCGATCGGGTGCGCTACGTCGGCCACCCCGTGGCGGTTGTCGTCGCCGAGAGTGCGCCGGCCGGCCACGACGCCGCCGGCCTGATCGAAGTCGACTACGAACCGCTACCGGCGGTGGTCGACCCGAAGGCCGCGGCGGCCGATGGAGCACCCCTGCTCTACGACGAGGCCCCCAGCAACGTCGCCTTCGACTGGGAAGTGGGCGACAAGGAAGCCACGGATGCGGCGTTCGCGGCAGCGGCCACGACCGCGACCGTGACGCTGCGCAACAACCGCACGCTGCCCCACGCCATCGAGCCGCGGGCGGCCCTGGCCCAGTGGGACGCCGAGAACGGCAAGCTCACCCTGACCATGACATCCCAGAATCCCCACGTGCATCGGCTGCTTATGACCATCGCCTCCCTCGGCCTTCCCGAGCACAAGATCCGGGTCATCGCTCCCGAGGTCGGTGGCGGCTTCGGCTCCAAGATCCACCACTACGCCGACGAGGCAATCACCGCCTGGTGCGCCATGCAGACCGGGCGGCCCGTCAAATGGACGGCAACGCGGTCCGAGACCAACATGACCGACGCTCATGGCCGTGACCACTGGTCGACCGCCGGAATCGCGATCGACTCCGACGGCAAGATCGTTGGCCTTCGCATCGATACCCACGCCGCGATGGGAGCGTACCTCTCGACTTTTGCGCCGGCGGTGCCGACCTATCTCTATGGAACTCTTTTCTCCGGCCAGTACGACATCCCGGCGATTCACGTTCACGTTCTCGGTACCTTCACCAACACGGCACCGGTCGATGCGGTTCGCGGTGCCGGGCGGCCGGAGGCGACCTATGCCGTCGAGCGGCTGATGGATGCCGGCGCGGCGGCGGTCGGGCTCGACCCGGCCGAATTCCGCCGCCGGAACTTCATCCAGCCGGATGCCTTCCCGTACCAGACCCAGGTCGCGCTGGCGTACGACAGCGGTGACTATCCACAGGCCCTGGAGAAGGCCCTCGAGGCGGCGGGCTACGATGACCTGCGGGCAGAACAAGCCAAGCGGCTTGACGACCAGAGCGGTAAAGCAAAGATCCTCGGCGTCGGGCTTTCGTCCTACATCGAGGCCTGCGGCATCGCGCCCTCGGCGGTGGTGGGCTCGCTCGGCGCCCAGGCGGGATTGTGGGAAAGCGCCAAGGTCAGGGTGCATCCCTCGGGCAGCGTTACCGTCTACACCGGCTCGTGCGCCCACGGGCAGGGGCACGCGACCACCTTCTCGCAGATCGTCGCCGATCGGCTCGGAATCGACGTCGACCAGATCGACGTGATCCACGGCGACACCGAAGAGGTGCAGTTCGGCATGGGCACCTATGGCTCGCGCTCGGCGGCGGTCGGTGGCTCCGCGATCGTCAAATCGCTGGACAAGGTCATCGCCAAGGGCAAGAGAATCGCCGCCCACCTTCTCGAGGCCTCGCCGGACGACATCGAGTTCGAGGGCGGTGAGTTCAAGGTCAAGGGCTCGCCCGGGCACTCCAAGGCATGGGGGGACGTCGTGCTCAACGCCTATCTCGCCCACAACCTGCCCGAAGACATCGAGCCGGGACTCGAGGAAACCAGCTTCTACGACCCGGCCAACTTCACCTATCCCTTTGGAACACACATCGCGGTGGTCGAGATCGACCGGGAAACCGGCGAGATCGACCTCCTGCGTTATATCGGCGTCGACGACTGCGGCAACCAGATCAACCCGATGATCGTCGAAGGTCAGGTCCACGGCGGCATTGCCCACGGTCTGGGCCAGGCGCTCTGGGAAGAAGCCGCTTACGACGAGTCGGGGCAACTGGTTTCCGGAACGCTTCTCGACTACGCCCTGCCGCGGGCCCATCACCTGGTCCCCTACGAGCTCGATTACACGGTGACGCCGTGCCCGCACAACCCGCTGGGCGTCAAGGGCATCGGCGAGGCCGGCGCCATCGCGGCTCCGGCGGCGGTGGCGAACGCCGTCGGTGACGCGCTCAGAAGCGTCGGCGCCGCACCTATCGACATGCCGTTCACCCCGGAGAAGATCTGGAGAACCCTCCAGGGAGGGGGCGCCTGA
- a CDS encoding xanthine dehydrogenase family protein subunit M, whose protein sequence is MYPAEFQYHRASSAQEALDLLDQNPGAKFLAGGHSLIPMMKLRLAQPGVLIDIGRLDEFKGVTLNGDSLSIGSLTTHAEIAGSAEVRSGCPILAEAASKIADPQVRNKGTIGGNIAHADPASDLPAVLVALGAKIHLRSQGGDRSVAAADFFVDLLTTSMAENEIVTEIEVPRLGEGTGSAYLKVEHPASGYAVCGAAAVMTVEGDACTSASLVFNGVTATPLAALDVARALVAAGVGDDAIEAAVDSRLSVPQPLSDLHASGEYRTALATAYGKRALKRARDRAS, encoded by the coding sequence ATGTACCCAGCAGAGTTTCAATACCACCGCGCGTCGTCCGCACAGGAAGCTCTCGACCTGCTCGATCAGAACCCCGGGGCCAAGTTTCTGGCCGGAGGCCACAGCCTGATTCCGATGATGAAGCTGCGCCTGGCGCAGCCGGGCGTCTTGATCGACATCGGACGCCTCGACGAGTTCAAGGGCGTGACCCTGAACGGCGACTCGCTCTCTATCGGCTCGCTCACCACGCACGCGGAGATCGCCGGCTCCGCGGAAGTCCGTTCGGGCTGTCCGATTCTCGCGGAAGCCGCCTCCAAGATCGCCGACCCACAGGTTCGCAACAAGGGCACCATAGGCGGCAACATCGCGCACGCCGACCCGGCGTCCGACCTTCCGGCCGTGCTGGTCGCGCTCGGAGCCAAGATTCATTTGCGCAGTCAGGGCGGCGATCGGTCGGTCGCGGCCGCGGACTTCTTCGTCGATCTGCTCACCACCAGCATGGCCGAGAACGAGATCGTGACCGAGATCGAGGTGCCCAGGCTGGGTGAGGGCACCGGCTCAGCCTATCTCAAGGTCGAGCACCCCGCCTCCGGCTACGCGGTCTGCGGGGCTGCCGCCGTCATGACCGTCGAAGGCGATGCCTGTACTTCGGCGAGCCTGGTATTCAACGGCGTCACCGCCACGCCGCTTGCGGCTCTGGACGTTGCCCGAGCCCTGGTCGCTGCCGGAGTCGGTGACGACGCCATCGAGGCGGCCGTCGATTCGCGGTTGTCGGTGCCTCAGCCGTTGAGCGATCTTCACGCCTCGGGCGAGTACCGAACGGCCCTGGCGACCGCCTACGGTAAGCGGGCGCTCAAGAGAGCGCGCGATCGGGCGAGCTGA
- a CDS encoding XdhC family protein, whose translation MRDILPDLRTWQSQGKSVALATVVKAWGSSPRPLGSKMAVSADGEMAGSVSGGCVEGAVVAQALAVIASGEPALVEYGVSDDLAWSVGLSCGGTLEVFIERIG comes from the coding sequence ATGCGCGACATCCTTCCTGACCTCCGGACCTGGCAGAGCCAGGGCAAGTCGGTCGCGCTGGCCACGGTGGTCAAGGCCTGGGGGTCGTCGCCGCGCCCTTTGGGCTCCAAGATGGCGGTGTCGGCGGACGGTGAGATGGCGGGCTCGGTTTCCGGCGGCTGCGTCGAAGGGGCGGTCGTCGCGCAGGCCCTCGCCGTGATCGCGTCGGGCGAGCCGGCACTGGTCGAGTACGGTGTGTCCGACGACCTGGCCTGGAGCGTGGGGCTCTCCTGCGGTGGCACCCTCGAGGTCTTTATCGAACGGATCGGTTAG
- a CDS encoding XdhC/CoxF family protein, with translation MKQTILEELERRLDAHQTVAAVTVLAGPLDGQALLDRNGTVIAGGFESEDLAATVATSASSYLAEMRSGRESISIDGEVHDVFFEVYPPPPQILVIGAVHVAIHLVAFGKRLGYRTVVIDPRTAFATRERFAAADELLIDWPAEALAKISITDNTYFALLAHDLKIDLPAIEVALRSPARYIGALGSKKTHAKRVAALAEAGFSTSDIARIRNPIGLDLGGRKAEEIALSIIAEMSAVRHGRG, from the coding sequence TTGAAGCAAACCATCCTCGAAGAACTAGAGCGGCGGCTCGACGCCCATCAGACGGTGGCGGCTGTCACCGTTCTCGCCGGCCCGCTCGACGGTCAGGCTCTTCTCGACCGGAACGGTACGGTGATCGCGGGCGGCTTCGAATCGGAGGATCTTGCGGCGACGGTGGCGACCTCGGCTTCGAGCTACCTGGCCGAGATGCGTTCCGGCCGCGAGTCGATCTCGATCGACGGCGAGGTTCACGATGTCTTTTTCGAGGTCTACCCGCCGCCACCGCAGATCCTCGTGATCGGCGCGGTTCATGTCGCGATTCACCTAGTCGCGTTCGGCAAACGGCTCGGCTACCGCACGGTGGTGATCGATCCGCGAACCGCCTTCGCGACTCGCGAGCGCTTCGCTGCAGCCGACGAGCTTCTGATCGACTGGCCGGCCGAAGCACTCGCGAAGATCTCGATAACCGACAACACCTACTTCGCTCTCCTGGCGCACGATCTCAAGATCGATTTGCCGGCGATCGAGGTCGCCCTGCGGAGCCCGGCCCGCTACATAGGCGCTCTGGGCTCGAAGAAAACCCACGCGAAAAGGGTGGCGGCACTGGCAGAGGCAGGCTTCTCGACCAGCGACATCGCTCGGATCCGCAACCCGATCGGCCTCGATCTCGGAGGTCGCAAGGCCGAGGAGATCGCGCTTTCGATCATCGCCGAGATGAGCGCGGTCCGCCATGGCCGCGGCTGA
- a CDS encoding nucleotidyltransferase family protein, which produces MAAADTDATPRVTGILLAAGRSSRFGGPVPKQLHQIGGQSLVHRTARAALASKLHQILVVSGHSAAEVGAVLAGLAVEVVHNPAFADGQSTSVKAGLCRVEPEAKAAMFIPCDLPHLDAGVIDRLPEAYGASAAAIVVPTCGGKRRAPVLIDRSLFAEIQGIRGDRGARQLFPDYEDDLLEVEFESSAPFEDLDQIENSERQDRD; this is translated from the coding sequence ATGGCCGCGGCTGACACCGATGCCACCCCCCGGGTGACCGGCATCTTGCTGGCCGCCGGACGCTCGAGCCGCTTCGGCGGTCCTGTGCCCAAGCAGCTTCACCAGATCGGCGGCCAGAGCCTGGTCCATCGGACGGCTCGCGCCGCGCTGGCTTCCAAGCTCCACCAGATCCTGGTTGTCAGCGGCCACTCCGCAGCCGAAGTCGGAGCGGTCCTCGCGGGTCTCGCGGTCGAGGTGGTTCACAATCCGGCTTTCGCCGACGGCCAGTCCACCTCGGTCAAGGCTGGACTCTGCCGAGTCGAGCCCGAAGCCAAGGCGGCGATGTTCATTCCGTGCGACCTTCCCCATCTCGACGCCGGAGTCATCGACCGTCTGCCCGAGGCCTACGGCGCCTCCGCCGCGGCCATCGTGGTTCCCACTTGTGGGGGCAAGCGCCGTGCGCCGGTGCTGATCGATCGGAGCCTGTTCGCCGAGATCCAAGGCATCCGCGGCGACCGTGGGGCACGGCAGCTGTTTCCGGACTACGAAGACGACCTCCTCGAGGTGGAGTTTGAATCTTCGGCGCCGTTCGAGGATCTGGATCAAATCGAGAACTCCGAGCGCCAAGACCGAGACTGA
- a CDS encoding 4'-phosphopantetheinyl transferase superfamily protein — protein MIRNSIGECPDELRARLSSQAHLWISELDVWTREATNALLTPEELARAQTLRHPAAQQNYLAGRALVRAVLSHYAELEPSAWTFSAGRFGRPELTGPEPVPRLRFNLTHTRGLAACIVTATADCGVDVEEIERPLRPLRIAEHSFAPDEFQDLAQRSGTELRERFFSYWTLKEAYYKARGSGIPFRLFGARFAFSGEVGLAFRPAADEQTSAGAWQFELFRPTEDHILAVALEPGTERPLEIMSFGNSNDGPATVFGRLDLLAVRATGAVTV, from the coding sequence TTGATCCGAAACAGTATAGGCGAATGTCCCGACGAGTTGCGCGCGCGGCTCTCGAGCCAAGCCCATCTCTGGATCTCCGAACTGGACGTCTGGACCCGGGAAGCGACCAACGCGCTGCTGACTCCCGAAGAGCTGGCCCGAGCGCAAACCCTAAGGCATCCCGCCGCGCAACAAAACTATCTAGCCGGTCGTGCCCTCGTCCGAGCCGTGCTTTCCCACTACGCCGAGCTCGAACCGTCCGCCTGGACCTTCAGCGCCGGCCGCTTCGGCCGCCCCGAGCTCACCGGCCCGGAACCGGTTCCGAGACTGCGCTTCAACCTCACCCACACTCGCGGGCTGGCGGCATGTATCGTCACCGCGACCGCCGACTGCGGTGTGGACGTCGAAGAAATCGAGCGCCCTCTCAGGCCCCTTCGAATCGCCGAACACAGCTTCGCGCCCGACGAGTTTCAGGATCTGGCTCAACGGTCCGGCACCGAGTTGCGTGAACGATTTTTCTCGTACTGGACCCTCAAAGAGGCCTACTACAAAGCGCGCGGATCCGGCATTCCGTTTCGGCTGTTCGGCGCCCGTTTCGCCTTCTCCGGTGAGGTCGGACTGGCCTTCAGGCCCGCCGCGGACGAGCAGACCTCTGCCGGGGCCTGGCAATTCGAGCTCTTTCGCCCCACGGAAGACCACATCCTGGCCGTCGCGCTGGAGCCCGGCACCGAACGCCCTCTCGAGATCATGAGCTTCGGCAACTCGAACGACGGCCCTGCGACGGTCTTCGGCCGACTCGACCTGCTCGCGGTGCGCGCGACGGGGGCGGTCACGGTATGA
- a CDS encoding DMT family transporter, whose translation MSPRRLGALAICAAAALWGLDGVVLTPRLYNLPVLLVVFLLHAVPFLLMQPVLAKSYLRLRRLDGGQWVTLVAVAVTGGVLGTLAIVRALFLVDFNQLSVVVLLQKFQPVFAVGLAAILLRERLTRGFLAGAALAVLGGYLLTFGWRLPDFSSGARTTEAAGTALLAAASFGAATVFGKKLLASLDFGDATFARYGLTTALTAVLLVVTGTGFPFGGVTPGNWMTISIIAVTTGSGAIFLFYFGLQRVPARIAAVCELCLPLSAVTFDYFVNGSVLSPIQVGGALLMIGSITRVSSLEEQPHS comes from the coding sequence ATGAGCCCGCGGCGACTGGGCGCTCTTGCCATCTGCGCGGCCGCGGCTCTGTGGGGGCTCGACGGCGTCGTCCTGACGCCCCGGCTCTACAACCTGCCCGTGCTTCTGGTTGTTTTTCTGTTGCACGCGGTGCCGTTTCTGCTCATGCAACCGGTGCTGGCCAAATCGTACCTGCGGCTCCGTCGCCTGGACGGGGGTCAATGGGTCACTCTCGTCGCGGTGGCGGTGACCGGGGGGGTGCTCGGAACCCTGGCGATCGTACGGGCGCTTTTTCTTGTCGACTTCAACCAGCTCAGCGTCGTGGTCCTGCTGCAGAAGTTTCAGCCAGTCTTCGCCGTCGGCCTCGCGGCAATCCTGCTGCGGGAAAGGCTGACCAGAGGATTTCTGGCCGGGGCCGCCCTCGCCGTTCTCGGCGGTTACCTGTTGACTTTCGGCTGGCGCCTGCCGGACTTCTCGTCGGGTGCACGAACCACCGAAGCCGCGGGAACGGCGCTGCTGGCCGCGGCGTCGTTCGGCGCGGCAACGGTGTTCGGAAAGAAGCTCCTGGCTTCGCTTGATTTCGGCGATGCCACGTTCGCCCGCTACGGGCTTACCACGGCCCTCACCGCGGTGCTGCTCGTGGTTACCGGCACGGGCTTCCCCTTCGGCGGGGTCACTCCCGGAAACTGGATGACGATCTCCATCATCGCGGTCACGACCGGAAGCGGTGCGATCTTCCTCTTCTACTTCGGCCTTCAGCGAGTGCCTGCTCGAATCGCCGCGGTCTGCGAGCTGTGTTTGCCACTCTCCGCCGTTACGTTCGATTACTTCGTCAACGGTTCCGTGCTTTCTCCCATCCAGGTGGGCGGTGCGTTGCTGATGATCGGTTCGATCACCAGAGTCTCCTCGCTCGAAGAACAGCCCCATTCCTGA
- a CDS encoding PQQ-binding-like beta-propeller repeat protein, with product MRFACRHSERGKALGSVLLLATALACAEPDREAGPWPQWRGVEGRGISNETDLPVSWTEDDGIRWATELPGQGISSPIVGPGTVYLTADEGEGSERQLSLLALELDSGEIRWKAEILQRPEEKLHRLNRAAAATPATDGRAVYVYLGSHLAAVDLSGKVLWLREIDADYLEHSRYGTGSSLVLTEDDVIVFQDLELWEDGAGWIAAFDKKDGERRWITQWDNSCCSYTTPIKVDFAGETEIVVAHARKIISYSAKTGERIWQRDQTVNQPVASPVAEGDLLCAATGAHNVREMGCWRLLFKNDKRRVKALWKDNKMVPATASPLLYNGLFFTVHEKGFVGCYNPETGNRLWRTRLPQGPYHASPVAGDGKIYAINLAGGVSVFSATNSFELLGHGQLPEGEVVASPAIADGCLIVRTSGHLYCVEGGQPGAAMTPS from the coding sequence ATGAGATTTGCATGCAGACATTCGGAGCGAGGGAAAGCCCTGGGATCGGTGCTGCTTCTGGCGACGGCTTTGGCTTGCGCCGAGCCCGATCGAGAAGCGGGTCCCTGGCCGCAGTGGCGAGGCGTCGAGGGGCGCGGGATTTCGAACGAGACCGACCTGCCGGTCTCCTGGACCGAAGATGACGGAATTCGGTGGGCCACGGAGCTGCCGGGTCAGGGTATTTCGTCACCGATTGTCGGTCCCGGTACCGTCTACCTCACGGCGGACGAGGGCGAAGGGAGCGAGCGCCAGCTGTCTTTGCTGGCCCTCGAGCTCGACAGCGGCGAGATTCGTTGGAAGGCGGAGATCCTCCAACGTCCGGAAGAGAAGCTCCACCGGCTGAATCGTGCCGCAGCCGCCACGCCGGCGACCGACGGCAGAGCGGTATACGTCTACCTGGGCTCTCATCTGGCGGCGGTGGATCTGAGCGGCAAGGTGCTCTGGCTTCGGGAGATCGACGCCGATTACCTCGAACACTCCCGCTACGGCACCGGCTCATCTCTCGTCCTGACCGAGGACGACGTCATCGTCTTCCAGGATCTCGAGCTGTGGGAGGACGGCGCCGGCTGGATTGCGGCATTCGACAAGAAAGACGGTGAACGGCGGTGGATCACCCAGTGGGACAACTCGTGTTGTTCCTACACGACGCCGATCAAGGTCGACTTCGCCGGCGAGACCGAGATCGTGGTGGCTCACGCCCGCAAGATCATCTCCTATAGTGCGAAGACCGGTGAACGAATCTGGCAGAGGGACCAGACCGTCAACCAGCCGGTGGCGAGCCCCGTGGCGGAAGGAGATCTGCTCTGTGCGGCAACCGGGGCACACAACGTGCGTGAGATGGGTTGCTGGCGCCTGTTGTTCAAGAATGACAAGCGACGGGTGAAGGCGCTCTGGAAAGACAACAAAATGGTGCCGGCGACGGCGTCGCCACTTCTCTACAACGGGCTCTTCTTCACGGTTCACGAGAAAGGCTTCGTCGGCTGCTACAACCCGGAGACCGGCAACAGGCTCTGGCGAACACGCCTCCCGCAGGGTCCCTACCACGCATCTCCGGTCGCCGGTGACGGCAAGATCTATGCGATCAACCTGGCGGGAGGCGTGTCTGTGTTTTCGGCGACCAACAGCTTCGAGCTGCTGGGCCATGGCCAGCTGCCCGAAGGAGAGGTCGTGGCCTCGCCCGCGATCGCCGACGGGTGCTTGATCGTTCGGACGAGTGGGCACCTCTACTGCGTCGAGGGAGGTCAGCCCGGCGCGGCTATGACGCCTTCCTGA